The following coding sequences are from one Acetonema longum DSM 6540 window:
- a CDS encoding heterodisulfide reductase-related iron-sulfur binding cluster, which yields MPASRPLGMYHDSYWIMYVLMLVAFAIFAKGVYDRYKLWKVGAPENFKPDMAGLIRLIKNSFGHARLLREPGPGVAHAVVFWAFAVCAVGTLSIAVTEDLGIPLFQGGYYLILSLAMDLLGLGAVIGIGFAAYRRYVLQPAGLDNKPDDLYTLLLIEAILVTGFLLEGLRMAAIPDPWAAWSPVGAAVAALFSGGSPAGLRSAHQAVWWIHLLFSFGFIAYIPYSKMFHMLSGSANIALAQGNAAQKMKPIDMEDETVEQFGVAELQQFTWKQLLDSDACIRCGRCQDNCPAYQTGKPLSPKKLVQDFKTHLNQKGPLLVKGATAEETSASLVPDVVNEEEVWACTTCAACEHQCPVYVEHVPKIIDLRRNLTMMESAFPHEVKLTFTGMERNGNPWNISRSEAKWMSKELGVASLAEKPEVEYLFFPGCSGVFDERNKKVTTAVVKLLQKAGVSFGVLGSEQTCCGDSARRLGNEYLYQTLAQGNIEALNEYGVKKIITTCPHCFNTLKNEYPQFGGNYEVIHHVTFLAQLVKEGKLQPQKSVDATCTYHDSCYLGRYNDIYQEPRALLASIPGISSKEMEKSHEKSFCCGAGGGRMWLEETIGERINVKRTEQALETGAGMIVSACPFCLTMMEDGTKLKSVDETVKTKDLAEVLWESVQ from the coding sequence ATGCCAGCGTCGAGACCATTGGGTATGTACCATGACAGCTATTGGATAATGTATGTATTGATGCTCGTAGCTTTCGCGATATTTGCCAAAGGAGTTTATGACCGGTATAAACTTTGGAAGGTTGGAGCCCCGGAAAACTTCAAGCCAGATATGGCAGGATTGATCCGGCTGATCAAAAACAGCTTTGGCCATGCACGATTACTGCGGGAACCCGGACCGGGAGTGGCCCACGCAGTCGTTTTCTGGGCGTTTGCCGTATGTGCTGTCGGCACACTGTCCATTGCTGTGACCGAAGACTTAGGAATCCCTTTGTTTCAGGGCGGCTATTATTTAATCTTATCATTGGCCATGGATCTGTTAGGATTGGGAGCGGTGATCGGGATCGGTTTTGCCGCTTACCGGCGATATGTGCTGCAGCCTGCCGGGCTGGATAACAAGCCGGACGATCTCTATACGTTACTGTTGATTGAGGCGATTTTAGTTACAGGCTTTCTGCTGGAAGGCTTGCGCATGGCCGCCATTCCCGACCCGTGGGCTGCCTGGTCGCCGGTGGGAGCGGCGGTTGCCGCGTTATTTTCCGGCGGGTCGCCGGCGGGTCTGAGAAGTGCCCACCAGGCTGTCTGGTGGATTCACCTATTGTTCAGCTTTGGATTTATCGCCTATATTCCATACTCGAAAATGTTCCATATGCTGAGCGGTTCAGCCAATATAGCATTGGCTCAGGGCAATGCGGCGCAAAAAATGAAGCCCATTGATATGGAAGATGAAACAGTCGAACAGTTTGGCGTAGCCGAACTGCAGCAATTTACCTGGAAACAGCTTCTCGACAGCGATGCCTGTATTCGCTGTGGCCGCTGTCAGGACAACTGTCCGGCTTATCAGACCGGCAAACCCCTTTCGCCCAAAAAGCTTGTCCAGGATTTCAAGACACATTTGAATCAGAAGGGGCCCTTGCTGGTAAAGGGCGCTACCGCTGAAGAAACCTCGGCGTCATTGGTGCCCGACGTAGTGAACGAGGAAGAGGTCTGGGCCTGCACCACTTGCGCCGCCTGCGAACATCAGTGTCCGGTCTATGTTGAGCATGTGCCTAAAATCATCGATCTGCGGCGGAATCTGACGATGATGGAAAGTGCCTTTCCTCATGAAGTCAAATTGACTTTCACCGGCATGGAACGGAATGGAAACCCCTGGAATATCAGCCGCAGCGAAGCAAAGTGGATGAGCAAGGAACTGGGAGTTGCTTCCCTGGCGGAAAAGCCGGAAGTGGAGTACTTGTTCTTCCCGGGCTGTAGCGGGGTATTTGACGAACGGAATAAGAAGGTAACTACGGCGGTTGTGAAGCTGCTGCAAAAAGCCGGCGTTTCTTTCGGTGTCTTAGGATCGGAGCAGACCTGCTGCGGTGACTCGGCCCGCCGTCTGGGCAACGAGTATCTGTATCAGACTCTGGCTCAGGGCAACATTGAAGCTCTGAATGAATATGGTGTGAAAAAGATTATTACCACCTGTCCTCACTGTTTTAATACTTTGAAAAACGAATATCCCCAATTCGGCGGCAATTACGAAGTAATCCATCATGTCACTTTCCTGGCGCAACTCGTGAAAGAAGGAAAACTGCAGCCGCAAAAATCGGTGGATGCTACCTGCACCTATCATGATTCCTGCTATCTGGGCCGCTACAATGATATCTATCAGGAGCCCAGAGCCCTTTTGGCCTCCATTCCCGGCATCAGCAGCAAAGAAATGGAGAAAAGCCATGAAAAGTCCTTCTGCTGCGGCGCCGGCGGCGGCCGCATGTGGCTGGAGGAAACCATCGGCGAGCGCATCAATGTAAAACGCACCGAACAGGCACTGGAAACGGGAGCCGGTATGATCGTAAGCGCCTGCCCCTTCTGCCTGACCATGATGGAAGACGGGACCAAACTCAAAAGCGTGGATGAAACGGTGAAGACCAAAGATCTGGCTGAAGTCCTTTGGGAGAGTGTACAGTAG